AGGACCACCGCGGCCGCCACGGAGAGGAGGCGGAGGAACCCTCCGTTGCCGCGGTCTACCGCAGGCACACTTTCGCGGCCGGGATGGCGCACAGGAACGAGAACGTCTCGGCCCCCGCGTTGACGAAGGCGTGCTCCTCGTCGGGCGGCACGAATACGTAGCTACCCGGGCCGACTTCCGTCTCCCCGCCCTTCCGCCTCACCTTCCCTTTCCCGGAGAGAACGAACACCTCGTGCTCCCAGGAGTGGGCGTGGAACGGGGTGTGCCCTCCCGGCGCCACCTCGAAGTGGCGCGTCGTGAAGTTCGGGGCGCCGACGTTGTCGCCCATCAGTACCCGGATCGTGACGCCCCCGGCCCCCGCTTCCGTTACCGCCTTCCCCTCGACGTCCCGATCCGTCCATCATTGTACGAGATTCTTGCACTTCTCGATGTTCACC
Above is a window of Deltaproteobacteria bacterium DNA encoding:
- a CDS encoding cupin domain-containing protein: MGDNVGAPNFTTRHFEVAPGGHTPFHAHSWEHEVFVLSGKGKVRRKGGETEVGPGSYVFVPPDEEHAFVNAGAETFSFLCAIPAAKVCLR